One genomic window of Actinomycetes bacterium includes the following:
- the mftA gene encoding mycofactocin precursor MftA (Mycofactocin is a small molecule electron carrier derived from the final two amino acids, Val-Tyr, of MftA, the mycofactocin precursor. It plays a role in redox homeostasis and the metabolism of alcohols and aldehydes in Actinobacteria, including Mycobacterium tuberculosis.) — protein sequence MDSTQEPDSTQEPTGPVLDPPATPADDLVEEEALVEEISIDGMCGVY from the coding sequence CCAGGAGCCGGACAGCACCCAGGAGCCGACTGGTCCTGTCCTCGACCCGCCCGCCACGCCAGCCGACGACCTGGTCGAGGAGGAGGCGCTGGTCGAGGAGATCTCGATCGACGGGATGTGCGGCGTCTACTGA
- the mftB gene encoding mycofactocin biosynthesis chaperone MftB (MftB, a small protein, is a peptide chaperone that assists the radical SAM enzyme MftC in performing two modifications to the C-terminal Val-Tyr dipeptide of the mycofactocin precursor peptide, MftA. MftB's role is analogous to the role of PqqD in the biosynthesis of PQQ, a cofactor that derives entirely from a Tyr and a Glu in the precursor PqqA.) yields the protein MTFDPARPYRLHPQVALRDEPFGALAYHYGNRRLTFLKSPRLVELVRALEGHPSLDGALDVLGLPPPERTRWRRSLEQLAASEVICAR from the coding sequence ATGACGTTCGACCCGGCGCGGCCCTACCGGCTGCACCCCCAGGTGGCCCTGCGCGACGAGCCGTTCGGGGCCCTCGCCTACCACTACGGCAACCGGAGACTGACCTTCCTGAAGTCGCCACGGCTGGTCGAGCTGGTCCGCGCCCTCGAAGGCCATCCGAGCCTGGACGGCGCCCTCGACGTACTCGGCCTGCCGCCGCCGGAGCGCACCCGCTGGCGCCGGTCGCTCGAGCAGCTCGCAGCCTCGGAGGTGATCTGTGCTCGCTGA
- the mftC gene encoding mycofactocin radical SAM maturase (MftC is a radical SAM/SPASM enzyme that catalyzes the first two steps in biosynthesis of the electron carrier mycofactocin from the terminal Val-Tyr dipeptide of the precursor peptide MftA.), which yields MLADRLKYGLAAPICLTWELTYGCNLACVHCLSSSGRRDPAELSTAEAKAVVDELAAMQVFYVNVGGGEPLVRTDFFELVEYAVTSGVGVKFSTNGALLDRAKAARVAAMDYVDVQVSLDGATAVTNDAVRGPGSFAAARRAMDNLAGAGFRAFKLSVVLTRHNVAELDELEALAAAYGAVLRVTRLRPSGRGAAAWAGLHPTAEQQRAVHRWLVDRPHVLTGDSFFHLSALGEPLPGLNLCGAGRVVCLVDPVGDVYACPFVLHDDFKAGSVRDPGGFAAVWRSSELFRSLREPQSAGACASCGAYDACQGGCMAAKFFTGLPLDGPDPECVLGHGERALAVLPPGSAPSPGPGHSKRRLLPVLPSR from the coding sequence GTGCTCGCTGACCGGCTCAAGTACGGCCTGGCCGCGCCCATCTGCCTGACCTGGGAGCTGACCTACGGCTGCAACCTGGCCTGCGTGCACTGCCTGTCGTCCTCGGGACGGCGCGACCCGGCCGAGCTGTCCACCGCCGAGGCCAAGGCCGTGGTCGACGAGCTCGCGGCCATGCAGGTCTTCTACGTCAACGTCGGCGGTGGCGAGCCGCTGGTCCGGACCGACTTCTTCGAGCTGGTCGAATACGCGGTGACCAGCGGCGTCGGGGTGAAGTTCTCCACCAACGGCGCCCTGCTCGACCGGGCCAAGGCGGCCCGGGTCGCGGCCATGGACTACGTCGACGTCCAGGTCAGCCTGGACGGCGCGACCGCGGTCACCAACGACGCCGTACGCGGCCCGGGCAGCTTCGCGGCCGCCCGCCGGGCCATGGACAACCTGGCTGGGGCGGGCTTCCGGGCGTTCAAGCTCTCGGTCGTGCTCACCCGCCACAACGTCGCCGAGCTGGACGAGCTGGAGGCCCTGGCCGCCGCGTACGGCGCGGTGCTTCGGGTGACCCGGCTGCGGCCGTCGGGCCGGGGGGCGGCGGCCTGGGCCGGCCTCCACCCCACCGCGGAGCAGCAACGGGCCGTCCACCGCTGGCTGGTCGACCGGCCGCACGTCCTCACCGGGGACTCCTTCTTCCACCTCTCGGCCCTGGGCGAGCCGCTGCCCGGGCTGAACCTGTGCGGCGCGGGCCGGGTCGTCTGCCTGGTCGACCCGGTGGGCGACGTCTACGCCTGCCCGTTCGTGCTCCACGACGACTTCAAGGCCGGCAGCGTCCGCGACCCGGGCGGGTTCGCGGCCGTGTGGCGCTCGTCGGAGCTGTTCCGCTCGCTCCGCGAGCCCCAGAGCGCCGGGGCCTGCGCCTCCTGCGGCGCCTACGACGCCTGCCAGGGCGGCTGCATGGCAGCCAAGTTCTTCACCGGCCTGCCCCTGGACGGGCCCGACCCCGAATGCGTCCTCGGCCACGGCGAGCGGGCGCTGGCCGTGCTGCCGCCCGGGTCGGCGCCATCCCCCGGGCCCGGACACTCCAAACGGCGGCTGCTGCCAGTGCTGCCGAGCCGCTGA
- a CDS encoding NAD-binding protein — translation MPSGPAARPARLKRARPWLSTPLALRGRTAPGRVWFGPHETNLGRGRALSDRHVAYYGRRAAGGAAVVVVEEASVHPSDWPYERAPLAARCADGWAAVAAACRPHGTLVLAAIGHAGGQGSSAYHQLPLWAPSRVPEVTSREVPKAMELEDVAAVVAGFAQAARLAVQAGLDGVEVNAGQHSLVRQFLSGLTNQRDDEYGTDRLRFAREVLGAVREAAGDAIVGLRLSCDELAPWAGIVPEAGAALAAELAGPVDYVVPVRGSIYSVSATRPDGHVEPGFNLGLARAVRAALPGPVAVVAQGSIVDVAMAAEVLADGTAEAVEMTRAQIADPDLAAKAAAGLSARIRPCILCNQACQVRDARNPIVSCVGEPSAGHETEDPPVDRPPAGPGPAGVGRADDPAAADDPAAADDPAAADDPAAPALPSGTLPGHSGTLQGHRRVPPAAAGDRDQSGVLVVGGGPAGLECARVAALRGHRVRLVERSDRLGGALRVAARGAGRARLAVLADWLASECLALGVDVRLGHEATAAELAGSGSGGAVVLCTGGRAGEPAYEVEDGAAVVTAREALDGGPGLPDGPVAVWDPVGGPIGVSVAELLAAAGRTVSLLTPDLVAGQELARSGDLAPANVRLHQAGVGLVKRAVLRRASHGQAMTEDRFTGAADAVPATVLVDAGHRLPDDRLWRETGGTLPRAGDAVAPRTIYEAVLEGRRAALALAAPAPEGRRASRPSAAGAPLEEEGRQ, via the coding sequence ATGCCGTCCGGGCCCGCCGCCCGTCCCGCCCGCCTGAAGCGCGCGAGGCCGTGGCTCTCCACGCCGCTGGCCCTGCGCGGGCGGACCGCGCCGGGCCGGGTGTGGTTCGGGCCCCACGAGACCAACCTGGGCCGGGGCCGGGCCCTCTCGGACCGGCACGTGGCCTACTACGGCCGGCGCGCGGCCGGCGGCGCCGCGGTGGTCGTGGTCGAGGAGGCGTCGGTCCACCCCTCCGACTGGCCGTACGAACGGGCCCCGCTGGCGGCCCGGTGCGCGGACGGCTGGGCGGCGGTCGCTGCCGCCTGCCGGCCCCACGGCACGCTGGTCCTGGCCGCCATCGGGCACGCCGGCGGCCAGGGCTCGAGCGCCTACCACCAGCTCCCGCTGTGGGCGCCCTCGCGGGTACCCGAAGTGACCAGCCGGGAGGTGCCCAAGGCGATGGAGCTGGAGGACGTCGCCGCCGTGGTGGCCGGATTCGCCCAGGCCGCCCGCCTGGCCGTCCAGGCCGGGCTGGATGGCGTCGAGGTCAACGCCGGCCAACACAGCCTGGTGCGGCAGTTCCTGTCCGGGCTCACCAACCAGCGGGACGACGAGTACGGGACCGACAGGCTCCGCTTCGCCCGCGAGGTGCTCGGCGCCGTCCGGGAGGCCGCCGGGGACGCGATCGTCGGGCTCCGCCTGTCCTGCGACGAGCTGGCGCCCTGGGCCGGCATCGTGCCCGAGGCGGGAGCCGCCCTCGCGGCCGAGCTGGCCGGTCCGGTCGACTACGTGGTACCAGTCCGCGGCTCGATCTACTCGGTCTCCGCCACCCGGCCCGACGGGCACGTCGAGCCCGGCTTCAACCTGGGGCTCGCCCGCGCCGTGCGCGCCGCGCTGCCCGGACCGGTCGCGGTGGTCGCCCAAGGCTCCATCGTCGACGTGGCCATGGCGGCCGAGGTCCTCGCCGACGGGACCGCCGAGGCGGTCGAGATGACCCGGGCCCAGATCGCCGACCCCGACCTGGCCGCCAAGGCGGCCGCGGGCCTTTCCGCCCGCATCCGCCCCTGCATCCTCTGCAACCAGGCCTGCCAGGTCCGCGACGCGCGCAACCCGATCGTGAGCTGCGTCGGTGAGCCGTCGGCCGGCCACGAGACCGAGGACCCACCGGTGGACCGCCCCCCTGCCGGCCCCGGTCCAGCCGGGGTCGGCAGGGCCGACGACCCGGCAGCCGCCGACGACCCGGCAGCCGCCGACGACCCGGCAGCCGCCGACGACCCGGCGGCTCCGGCCCTGCCCAGCGGGACGCTCCCGGGCCACAGCGGGACGCTCCAGGGCCACCGGAGGGTGCCGCCCGCGGCGGCTGGGGACAGAGACCAGAGCGGTGTGCTCGTCGTGGGTGGCGGGCCTGCCGGGCTCGAGTGCGCCCGGGTGGCCGCCTTGCGCGGCCACCGGGTGCGGCTCGTGGAGCGCTCGGACCGTCTCGGCGGCGCGCTACGGGTCGCGGCCCGCGGCGCCGGCCGGGCCCGGCTCGCCGTCCTGGCCGACTGGCTCGCCAGCGAGTGCCTGGCCCTCGGCGTCGACGTGCGGCTGGGCCACGAGGCCACCGCGGCGGAGCTGGCCGGCTCCGGCTCCGGCGGCGCCGTCGTGCTCTGCACCGGCGGCCGGGCCGGCGAGCCGGCCTACGAGGTCGAGGACGGCGCGGCCGTGGTGACCGCGCGCGAGGCGCTCGACGGCGGGCCCGGCCTGCCGGACGGACCGGTGGCGGTCTGGGACCCCGTCGGAGGGCCGATCGGCGTCTCCGTGGCGGAGTTGCTGGCAGCCGCCGGCCGGACCGTCAGCCTGCTCACCCCCGACCTCGTGGCCGGGCAGGAGCTTGCCCGCTCCGGCGACCTCGCTCCCGCCAACGTCCGGCTCCACCAGGCCGGGGTGGGCCTGGTCAAGCGAGCTGTCCTCCGCCGGGCCAGTCACGGTCAGGCCATGACCGAGGACCGCTTCACCGGTGCCGCGGACGCAGTCCCGGCCACCGTCCTGGTCGACGCCGGGCACCGGCTGCCCGACGACCGGCTCTGGCGCGAGACGGGCGGCACCCTGCCACGGGCCGGCGACGCGGTTGCCCCCCGCACGATCTACGAGGCGGTGCTCGAAGGCCGCCGCGCCGCCCTGGCCCTGGCCGCCCCGGCCCCGGAGGGGCGCCGAGCCTCCCGCCCCAGCGCAGCCGGGGCGCCTCTCGAGGAAGAGGGGCGCCAGTGA
- a CDS encoding FAD-dependent oxidoreductase, with protein MTARGRYRHLFSPLRIGPVTVANRIVFAAHLTNYAEDGGPSEQHAAYYAARAAGGAGLIITEEHSTHPTDWPYEKLIHGFRPDVVPGYRRVTEAVHAHGVPIFAQINHNGGQGSGTYSRLPLWAPSPVADPLFREVPKEITRAEIGEVVAGYATVAGHCAAGGFDGIELQCSHSSIVRAFLSPWANRRTDRYGGSLANRMRILLELVPAVREAIGRDRALGVRLCGDELIEGGIVLDEAVEVARALESTGLVDYVNTSIGVATMTLFMIEASMHVPPGYALFVPSAIRKAVDLPVVGVGRFKDPLQAERAIEEGHCDLVGVVRGQIADADFAAKARAGAGEQIRLCLSCNQECVGRMGQNRWVGCIESPRTGREAAAPARPAARRRRVLVAGAGPAGLQAAIAAAARGHVVTVHEREPVAGGQVRLAATVPSRAELGDLVRNQLAECRRLGVEVRYGSRVDLELIRAEAPDAVVVATGAEPARPWWAPPAAMPEAHESRGPEVRETLTPAARETHPPAAQEAHPPAARETPGPSAGGPPVVDVRDVLEGVATPAGRVVVVDELGFHQATSVAELLADRGCRVEVLAPAMVVGQDLGATLDMEGWCTRAAAKGIVQTPDSVVIGMDGGKLQVLHHPSGRTMSYDVDWVVLAVPQAPAEALYFDLKAARLPGVEVHRAGDCVAPRRAHAAVVEGDRIGAAL; from the coding sequence GTGACCGCTCGGGGCCGGTACCGGCACCTGTTCAGCCCGCTGCGGATCGGGCCGGTCACGGTGGCGAACCGGATCGTGTTCGCCGCCCACCTCACCAACTACGCGGAGGACGGCGGGCCGAGCGAGCAGCACGCCGCCTACTACGCGGCCCGGGCGGCGGGCGGCGCCGGGCTGATCATCACCGAGGAGCACTCGACCCACCCCACCGACTGGCCCTACGAGAAGCTCATCCACGGCTTCCGGCCCGACGTGGTCCCCGGCTACCGGCGCGTCACCGAGGCCGTGCACGCCCACGGCGTGCCGATCTTCGCGCAGATCAACCACAACGGCGGTCAGGGGTCGGGCACGTACTCACGCCTGCCGCTCTGGGCCCCCTCTCCCGTGGCCGACCCCCTGTTCCGGGAGGTGCCCAAGGAGATCACCAGGGCCGAGATCGGCGAGGTCGTGGCCGGCTACGCCACGGTGGCCGGGCACTGCGCCGCAGGCGGCTTCGACGGCATCGAGCTGCAGTGCTCGCACTCCTCGATCGTGCGTGCGTTCCTGTCGCCCTGGGCCAACCGGCGCACCGACCGCTACGGCGGGTCGCTCGCCAACCGCATGCGGATCCTGCTCGAGCTCGTCCCCGCGGTGCGGGAGGCCATCGGCCGCGACCGCGCCCTGGGCGTGCGGCTCTGCGGCGACGAGCTGATCGAGGGCGGCATCGTCCTGGACGAAGCGGTCGAGGTGGCCCGTGCGCTCGAGTCGACTGGACTGGTGGACTACGTCAACACCTCGATCGGCGTGGCCACCATGACCCTGTTCATGATCGAGGCGTCCATGCACGTCCCGCCCGGCTACGCGCTGTTCGTCCCCTCGGCGATCCGCAAGGCGGTCGACCTGCCGGTGGTCGGGGTGGGCCGGTTCAAGGACCCGCTGCAGGCCGAGCGGGCCATCGAGGAGGGCCACTGCGACCTCGTCGGAGTGGTGCGGGGCCAGATCGCCGACGCCGACTTCGCGGCCAAGGCCCGTGCCGGCGCGGGCGAGCAGATCCGCCTCTGCCTGTCCTGCAACCAGGAGTGCGTCGGGCGCATGGGCCAGAACCGCTGGGTGGGCTGCATCGAGAGCCCGCGGACGGGCCGGGAGGCCGCCGCGCCCGCCCGGCCGGCCGCCCGGCGCCGTCGCGTCCTGGTCGCGGGCGCCGGCCCGGCCGGGCTGCAGGCCGCCATCGCCGCGGCCGCCCGGGGCCACGTCGTCACCGTGCACGAGCGCGAGCCGGTGGCCGGCGGCCAGGTCCGGCTCGCCGCCACCGTCCCGAGCCGGGCCGAGCTGGGCGACCTGGTCCGCAACCAGCTCGCCGAGTGCCGCCGCCTCGGCGTGGAGGTCCGCTACGGGAGCCGGGTCGACCTCGAGCTGATCCGCGCCGAGGCCCCCGACGCCGTGGTGGTGGCGACCGGAGCCGAACCGGCTCGCCCCTGGTGGGCGCCGCCGGCAGCCATGCCCGAGGCACACGAGTCGCGCGGACCTGAAGTACGGGAGACCCTCACGCCCGCAGCACGCGAGACCCACCCGCCCGCAGCACAGGAGGCCCACCCGCCCGCAGCACGCGAGACGCCCGGGCCAAGCGCGGGCGGCCCGCCAGTGGTCGACGTGCGCGACGTGCTGGAGGGCGTCGCCACGCCAGCCGGGCGGGTCGTGGTCGTCGACGAGCTCGGCTTCCACCAGGCCACCAGCGTCGCCGAGCTGCTTGCCGACCGAGGCTGCCGGGTCGAGGTGCTCGCCCCGGCGATGGTGGTCGGCCAGGACCTCGGCGCCACCCTCGACATGGAGGGGTGGTGCACGCGGGCGGCGGCCAAGGGCATCGTCCAGACTCCAGACTCGGTCGTGATCGGCATGGACGGGGGGAAGCTGCAGGTCCTCCACCATCCGTCCGGCCGCACAATGAGCTACGACGTGGACTGGGTGGTGCTCGCCGTGCCCCAGGCGCCGGCCGAGGCGCTCTACTTCGACCTGAAGGCGGCCAGGCTGCCCGGAGTCGAGGTCCACCGGGCCGGGGACTGCGTGGCCCCGCGCCGGGCCCACGCCGCGGTCGTCGAGGGCGACCGGATCGGGGCCGCTTTGTGA
- a CDS encoding mycofactocin-associated electron transfer flavoprotein alpha subunit (Built with help from friend_finder, bracket5, and grep mycofactocin), which produces MREQAVIAVVPVRAGILPLGADETVAEAGGAALVVGEDAAAAAGELTATRAPVRAAEAGPFRAGAWAAALAPLLAGEAVVVLPASPDGRDLAPRLAAALGRPLLAGAVRVEVGRVVLARHRGLVADEVAVDRPVVATLQPGVRGVEPGPAGRHPVEPLELALAGGHDAEPLELLPPDPATMDLAEAPRIVAGGQGLGGPEAFAVLGRVAQALGASLGATRVATDQGWASAERQIGTTGVTVDPRLYVGVGISGAVQHVAGLGRPDHVIAVNTDPSCPMMAMADLAVVSDAPAFVAELAARLGTAAPAGARAGGANG; this is translated from the coding sequence GTGCGGGAGCAGGCGGTGATCGCCGTCGTGCCGGTGCGGGCCGGCATCCTGCCGCTCGGCGCCGACGAGACCGTGGCCGAGGCGGGTGGCGCGGCCCTGGTCGTCGGCGAAGATGCCGCGGCGGCGGCCGGGGAGCTGACCGCCACCCGGGCGCCGGTCCGGGCGGCCGAGGCCGGCCCGTTCCGGGCCGGGGCGTGGGCGGCGGCGCTCGCGCCGCTGCTGGCCGGGGAGGCAGTGGTCGTCCTGCCCGCCTCGCCAGACGGCCGCGACCTGGCCCCCCGGCTGGCCGCGGCCCTCGGGCGCCCGCTGCTGGCCGGGGCGGTGCGGGTCGAGGTGGGCAGGGTCGTGCTCGCCCGCCACCGCGGGCTGGTCGCCGACGAGGTCGCCGTGGACCGGCCGGTGGTCGCCACCCTGCAGCCGGGGGTGAGAGGCGTGGAGCCCGGCCCGGCCGGCCGGCACCCGGTCGAGCCGCTCGAGCTGGCCCTGGCTGGCGGCCACGACGCCGAGCCGCTGGAGCTGCTGCCGCCCGACCCGGCCACCATGGACCTGGCCGAGGCACCCCGGATCGTGGCCGGTGGCCAGGGCCTGGGCGGCCCCGAGGCGTTCGCGGTGCTCGGGCGGGTGGCCCAGGCCCTGGGCGCCTCCCTGGGCGCGACCCGGGTGGCCACCGACCAGGGCTGGGCGTCGGCCGAGCGCCAGATCGGCACCACCGGCGTGACCGTGGACCCGCGGCTCTACGTGGGCGTCGGCATCTCCGGAGCGGTGCAGCACGTCGCTGGCCTCGGCCGCCCCGACCACGTGATCGCGGTCAACACCGACCCGAGCTGCCCGATGATGGCCATGGCCGACCTCGCCGTCGTGAGCGACGCCCCCGCGTTCGTCGCCGAGCTCGCCGCCCGCCTGGGCACGGCCGCGCCCGCGGGCGCCCGCGCAGGAGGCGCCAATGGCTGA
- a CDS encoding FAD-dependent oxidoreductase gives MAETVPSLLAQGAAATRAAAHLPPAAHLPPAAHLPSVAHLPPAAHLPLAAHLPLAAHLPPAAQSADATQSATRPAAEGFDVVVVGAGPAGSAAALTLARAGVRVCLVERGPFPGAKNMYGGVLYGRVLDGLLPGWWQEAPVQRWVTRRATMVVTPTQSLTVDFRTTAWGEPPYNGATVYRSDLDAWLAAKAEAAGAVLLCSTTVTGLTRGPTGQVTGVRTDRPDGDLPARVVVACDGVNSLLAKEAGLYRHPEPEHFTLGVKEVLALPRQDIEARFGLAGREGTDIEILGCTGDVPGGGFLYTNLDTIAVGVVLQLPGLASSGRRPEELIAGLKAHPAVAPLVVGGQLKEYSAHLIPEGGWDMLPDLAADGLLVAGDAAALCLATGIWLEGVNYAIASGAAAGEAAAAALASGDTSAAGLAGYRHRLESSFVLADFKRLRRAPGLVLSERVQRRYPQIACNLVERLFTVDNPNPKPRLLAAGRAELRRSAVRARDLARDAWTALRAFG, from the coding sequence ATGGCTGAGACCGTGCCGTCGTTGCTGGCCCAGGGCGCTGCCGCGACCAGAGCGGCGGCTCACCTCCCGCCGGCGGCTCACCTCCCACCGGCGGCCCACCTCCCGTCAGTGGCCCACCTCCCACCGGCGGCCCACCTCCCACTAGCGGCTCACCTCCCACTAGCGGCCCACCTCCCACCGGCGGCCCAGAGCGCCGACGCGACGCAGTCCGCGACCCGACCCGCGGCCGAAGGCTTCGACGTGGTCGTGGTCGGGGCGGGGCCGGCCGGGTCGGCCGCCGCCCTCACCCTGGCCCGGGCCGGGGTGCGGGTCTGTCTGGTGGAGCGGGGGCCGTTCCCGGGCGCGAAGAACATGTACGGCGGGGTCCTGTACGGCCGCGTGCTCGACGGGCTGCTCCCAGGCTGGTGGCAGGAGGCCCCGGTGCAGCGCTGGGTCACCCGCCGGGCCACCATGGTGGTCACCCCCACTCAGAGCCTCACGGTCGACTTCCGCACCACCGCCTGGGGCGAGCCGCCCTACAACGGCGCCACCGTCTACCGGTCCGACCTCGACGCCTGGCTGGCCGCGAAGGCCGAGGCGGCCGGAGCGGTGCTGCTCTGCTCGACGACCGTCACGGGCCTGACCCGTGGCCCGACCGGCCAAGTGACCGGGGTGCGGACCGACCGTCCCGACGGCGACCTGCCAGCCCGGGTGGTCGTCGCCTGCGACGGCGTGAACTCGCTCCTGGCCAAGGAGGCCGGCCTCTACCGCCATCCCGAGCCCGAGCACTTCACCCTGGGCGTCAAGGAGGTCCTGGCCCTGCCCAGGCAGGACATCGAGGCACGCTTCGGGCTGGCCGGCCGGGAAGGGACCGACATCGAGATCCTCGGGTGCACGGGCGACGTCCCGGGCGGCGGCTTCCTCTACACCAACCTCGACACGATCGCCGTGGGGGTGGTGCTCCAGCTCCCCGGGCTGGCCTCCTCGGGCCGGCGGCCCGAGGAGCTGATCGCCGGCCTCAAGGCCCACCCGGCGGTCGCCCCGCTGGTGGTTGGAGGACAGCTCAAGGAGTACTCGGCCCACCTGATCCCCGAAGGCGGCTGGGACATGCTCCCCGACCTGGCCGCCGACGGGCTGCTGGTGGCCGGGGACGCCGCCGCCCTCTGCCTGGCCACCGGGATCTGGCTCGAGGGGGTCAACTACGCCATCGCCTCCGGCGCGGCGGCCGGGGAGGCGGCCGCCGCGGCGCTGGCGTCCGGGGACACGTCCGCCGCCGGGCTGGCCGGCTACCGGCACCGGCTCGAGTCGAGCTTCGTGCTCGCCGACTTCAAGCGGCTGCGCCGCGCGCCCGGCCTGGTGCTCTCCGAGCGCGTGCAGCGCCGCTACCCGCAGATCGCCTGCAACCTGGTGGAGCGCCTGTTCACCGTGGACAACCCGAACCCCAAGCCGCGGCTGCTGGCCGCCGGCCGGGCCGAGCTGCGCCGCTCGGCCGTGCGTGCGCGCGACCTCGCCCGCGACGCCTGGACCGCCCTGCGGGCGTTCGGATGA
- a CDS encoding 4Fe-4S dicluster domain-containing protein, with the protein MTRPDRSWPEVGFDDRMATVEFRVSPKAHIVVDGDACRGCTTRECVTACPASLFVAIADGGVLFNYEECFECGTCYMVCNTEGAISWSYPEGGHGVVFHRS; encoded by the coding sequence ATGACCCGCCCCGACCGCTCCTGGCCCGAGGTCGGCTTCGACGACCGCATGGCCACCGTCGAGTTCCGGGTGTCGCCCAAGGCCCACATCGTGGTCGACGGCGACGCCTGCCGCGGCTGCACGACCAGGGAGTGCGTCACCGCCTGCCCGGCCAGCCTGTTCGTGGCCATTGCCGATGGCGGGGTGCTGTTCAACTACGAGGAGTGCTTCGAGTGCGGTACCTGCTACATGGTCTGCAACACCGAGGGAGCCATCTCGTGGAGCTACCCGGAGGGTGGCCACGGCGTCGTGTTCCACCGCTCGTGA
- a CDS encoding mycofactocin-associated electron transfer flavoprotein beta subunit gives MSGPRVGVAMKWVPLRVEVDPLTGAVAADPRSSGASGADLAALEWGLRLAEAWGGEVLVASAGPTEADGLLREALAAGAARAVRCELPAGAPGVLPAGAPSELVAAALAAAFAGVAVVVCGDWSLDRGSGSVPAFLAARLGAAQALGLVALWPEAPGVVRAERRLDLGRREVLRVRAPAVLSVEGATAHLRRASLPAMLRARDAAVEHLPAPVPDPVAAGIPEPPGPIRRGPYRPRPRVLPGPDPGASARERILALTGAETGRTPPQTVRLDPGPAADRVLAQLRTWGYLE, from the coding sequence GTGAGCGGGCCGCGGGTCGGGGTCGCCATGAAATGGGTGCCGCTGCGGGTCGAGGTCGACCCGCTGACCGGGGCGGTCGCCGCCGACCCGCGCAGCTCGGGCGCTTCGGGTGCCGACCTTGCCGCGCTCGAGTGGGGGTTGCGGCTGGCCGAGGCGTGGGGTGGCGAGGTCCTGGTCGCGAGCGCTGGCCCGACCGAGGCGGACGGGCTGCTCAGGGAGGCGCTCGCCGCCGGCGCGGCCCGGGCGGTCCGCTGCGAGCTGCCCGCCGGCGCGCCCGGCGTGCTGCCCGCCGGCGCGCCCAGCGAGCTGGTCGCCGCCGCCCTGGCCGCCGCGTTCGCGGGCGTGGCGGTGGTGGTCTGCGGCGACTGGAGCCTCGACCGCGGATCCGGTTCGGTCCCGGCGTTCCTGGCCGCCCGGCTGGGCGCCGCCCAAGCCCTCGGGCTGGTCGCGTTGTGGCCCGAGGCGCCCGGCGTGGTCCGGGCCGAGCGCCGCCTCGACCTCGGGCGACGCGAGGTGCTCCGGGTCCGGGCGCCGGCCGTGCTCTCGGTCGAGGGCGCCACCGCCCACCTGCGCCGGGCGTCCCTCCCAGCCATGCTCCGGGCGCGCGACGCGGCCGTCGAGCACCTGCCCGCACCGGTCCCCGACCCGGTCGCCGCCGGGATACCCGAGCCGCCCGGCCCGATCCGGCGCGGCCCTTATCGGCCCCGGCCCCGTGTCCTGCCCGGGCCCGACCCCGGCGCGAGCGCCCGCGAGCGGATCCTCGCCCTTACCGGTGCCGAGACCGGGCGTACCCCGCCGCAGACCGTGCGGCTCGACCCCGGCCCCGCCGCAGACCGCGTCCTGGCCCAGCTCCGCACCTGGGGCTACCTCGAATGA